From the Dehalococcoidia bacterium genome, one window contains:
- a CDS encoding DUF502 domain-containing protein — MRILKSVVWVHLRKVMAEGLIIVVPLAITFWVLRLVFNLMDGFLGPLIEETIGRDLPGIGIVAMLLLVYVAGQLWELSRLSRRMIEGIQSWLLSIPIVGAVYSPARQLIDSFSGTSDTGFKRVVLIEYPKAGTWMIGFLTATTMTKDGEMGVIYVPTAPTPNSGWVGVVPINGVHDVDMSVRQAMSMVLSGGIVTPDEITMTHISSSPLSDETSEV; from the coding sequence ATGCGTATTCTGAAATCGGTCGTCTGGGTACATCTTCGAAAAGTGATGGCTGAAGGGCTGATCATCGTCGTGCCCTTGGCCATCACCTTCTGGGTGCTCCGCCTGGTGTTCAACCTGATGGACGGGTTCCTTGGCCCCTTAATCGAAGAGACGATCGGGCGCGACCTTCCCGGGATAGGCATTGTGGCGATGTTGCTGCTCGTCTACGTCGCCGGGCAACTGTGGGAGCTGAGTCGCCTGAGCAGAAGGATGATCGAAGGCATTCAGAGTTGGCTCCTGTCAATCCCCATCGTGGGTGCCGTTTATAGTCCTGCCAGGCAGCTCATCGACTCCTTCTCGGGGACATCGGACACCGGCTTCAAGCGTGTTGTGCTAATCGAATATCCAAAAGCCGGAACGTGGATGATAGGCTTCCTGACGGCAACCACCATGACGAAGGATGGAGAGATGGGTGTCATCTATGTGCCCACGGCTCCGACACCCAACTCCGGCTGGGTTGGCGTCGTGCCGATCAACGGAGTCCACGACGTCGACATGAGCGTCCGGCAGGCCATGAGCATGGTGCTGTCGGGCGGCATAGTTACTCCGGATGAGATAACCATGACGCATATAAGCTCCTCACCGCTGTCTGACGAAACCAGCGAGGTTTAG
- a CDS encoding alpha/beta fold hydrolase, with protein MFTIRRIVALIVGLVGVYVWVSYRMAADLTMAERTELEGTPADFGHVYEPVRFMSRRGDVMLDGWYMAGRGGMPVIVLVHGIGSNRTGGDMTDLACILSDRGFGVLMFDLRGHGESGDGVMSGGWHERMDVLGAIDYLLGRGVPSDSIGLLGFSLGAATCALAAAEEPRVRAAVLDCPFARASELIQSEAELRTPLPGWVALLFKPLALLLAGRLYDIDVRAVAPEDAVAKLDYPVLVIVTPDDDRVPPEHGVRVHEAAKEGSELWMVEDVEHCGAFTEHRDEYVERVCDYFESRLTVQ; from the coding sequence TTGTTCACGATTCGGAGAATTGTCGCGCTGATCGTCGGCCTCGTCGGTGTCTACGTCTGGGTCTCGTACCGCATGGCGGCCGACCTCACGATGGCCGAGCGCACGGAGCTGGAGGGCACTCCGGCCGACTTCGGTCACGTCTACGAGCCGGTCAGGTTCATGTCGAGACGCGGCGACGTGATGCTGGACGGCTGGTACATGGCGGGGCGCGGTGGGATGCCGGTCATCGTACTGGTACACGGCATCGGCTCGAACCGCACCGGCGGAGACATGACCGACCTCGCGTGCATCCTCAGCGACCGCGGCTTCGGCGTCCTGATGTTCGACCTCCGTGGGCACGGCGAGTCTGGCGACGGGGTGATGTCAGGTGGCTGGCATGAGCGGATGGACGTCCTGGGCGCGATCGACTACCTGTTGGGCAGGGGAGTCCCGTCGGACAGCATCGGGCTGCTTGGCTTCTCGCTTGGAGCCGCGACGTGTGCTCTCGCTGCTGCCGAGGAGCCTCGAGTCAGAGCCGCGGTCCTGGACTGCCCGTTCGCCCGCGCCTCGGAACTGATCCAGAGCGAGGCGGAACTCCGGACCCCACTCCCGGGTTGGGTCGCGCTGCTATTCAAGCCTCTGGCCCTGCTACTGGCGGGCCGTTTGTACGACATCGACGTCAGAGCCGTCGCCCCTGAAGACGCTGTCGCCAAGCTCGACTACCCGGTGCTGGTCATTGTGACCCCCGACGACGACAGGGTCCCGCCGGAGCACGGTGTCCGGGTACACGAGGCTGCAAAAGAAGGCAGCGAGCTCTGGATGGTAGAAGACGTCGAGCACTGCGGTGCCTTCACCGAACACCGCGATGAGTACGTGGAGCGCGTGTGCGACTACTTCGAGTCCAGGCTAACCGTCCAGTAG
- the dxr gene encoding 1-deoxy-D-xylulose-5-phosphate reductoisomerase: MTPTKKALAILGSTGSIGTQTLDVVRTFPDRFRILGLSCNRNLGLLSKQIDEFNPHLVCSNATEAEKSALPQTGWHDGTLSDLAVHPDVDTVVTATVGDVAIGPTLEAIDAGKQIALANKETLVMAGELVTKSASENGVGILPLDSEPNAIWQCIRGEDSTPTKLIITASGGAFRNTPISELESVTPQQALKHPTWRMGQKITVDSATLMNKALEVIEAHWLFGVPWDDIEIVIHPQSIIHSMVEFADGSVKAQLSPPDMRLPIQYALAYPDRLPNPNVARFHAAKTGELTFFEHDPDRYPCFKLAIDFAKRGGTSPAFLSGANDAAVQSFLDGRIGFLEIESAIRAALSSHEAKFDPDLDDILAAGRHGYEAVRSLTGA, encoded by the coding sequence ATGACCCCTACCAAGAAGGCGCTCGCCATTCTCGGTTCGACCGGCTCGATAGGTACGCAGACCCTCGACGTCGTGAGAACTTTCCCAGACCGGTTTCGTATCCTGGGGCTGTCGTGCAATCGCAACCTGGGACTTCTTTCCAAGCAGATTGACGAGTTCAATCCCCACCTGGTCTGCTCGAACGCCACGGAAGCGGAGAAGTCAGCGCTTCCTCAGACGGGTTGGCACGATGGCACTCTTTCAGATCTCGCTGTTCACCCTGACGTCGACACTGTTGTGACGGCAACCGTTGGCGACGTCGCTATCGGACCGACACTCGAGGCAATAGACGCCGGCAAACAGATTGCCCTTGCGAACAAAGAGACTCTCGTGATGGCTGGGGAACTCGTCACGAAGAGCGCTTCCGAGAACGGCGTGGGGATCCTTCCACTCGACAGCGAACCAAATGCCATCTGGCAGTGCATTCGCGGTGAGGACTCAACTCCAACCAAGCTAATCATCACAGCCTCGGGCGGAGCATTTCGGAATACCCCTATCTCGGAACTGGAGTCCGTAACCCCACAGCAGGCCTTGAAACATCCCACATGGAGAATGGGACAGAAGATCACCGTAGACTCCGCTACACTTATGAATAAGGCGCTCGAGGTGATCGAGGCTCACTGGCTGTTCGGAGTTCCCTGGGACGACATCGAGATAGTGATTCACCCTCAGAGCATCATTCACTCGATGGTCGAATTTGCTGACGGCTCAGTCAAGGCTCAGCTCAGTCCGCCGGACATGAGGCTGCCCATTCAATACGCTCTCGCATACCCGGACCGGCTTCCCAATCCAAATGTGGCCAGGTTCCATGCCGCCAAGACCGGAGAGCTCACATTCTTCGAGCACGATCCTGATCGCTACCCCTGCTTCAAGCTGGCAATCGACTTCGCGAAACGCGGCGGCACTTCCCCGGCGTTTCTCTCCGGTGCGAACGACGCAGCGGTACAGTCTTTCCTGGACGGCAGGATCGGGTTCCTCGAGATCGAGAGTGCGATCAGGGCGGCCCTCTCCTCACACGAGGCGAAATTCGATCCTGACCTCGACGACATACTTGCTGCGGGCCGACACGGTTACGAGGCCGTGCGTAGTCTGACGGGTGCCTGA
- the ispG gene encoding flavodoxin-dependent (E)-4-hydroxy-3-methylbut-2-enyl-diphosphate synthase, producing MVSRRVTKALQVGSVQVGGDAPISVQSMTKTDTRDVAATVNQIRLLEEAGCEIIRSAVPDMEAAEALAEIKRQINIPLVADIHFHYQLALKALESGVDCLRLNPGNIRDREKVETVVREAKLRGVPIRIGVNFGSLPPVGGIGKTRGLSRHRDGVNMLAKGQTDDDEYSVVDHMVATGLWEIGILEDLDFDLIKISLKAFDIDTTVESYRQMARLVPYPLHLGITESGTAKSGSIRSAIGLGALLYDGIGDTIRVSLSDDPVEEVYTGFEILKSLELRKEGAVLVACPSCGRADVDVVSLANQVDDLLKKTKSPIKVAVMGCEVNGPGEAKDADVGIAAGAGRAIIFRKGQKAKVVPEADMLSALMEEVRTVEAELASSAPTPA from the coding sequence ATGGTCAGTCGACGCGTAACGAAGGCCCTGCAGGTCGGCAGTGTGCAGGTCGGCGGCGACGCGCCGATTTCGGTCCAGTCCATGACCAAGACCGACACACGCGACGTTGCAGCAACCGTCAATCAGATCAGGCTGCTCGAGGAAGCTGGCTGCGAGATCATTCGCTCCGCTGTGCCCGACATGGAGGCCGCCGAGGCCCTGGCCGAAATCAAGCGCCAGATCAACATCCCACTGGTAGCAGACATCCACTTTCACTACCAACTGGCACTCAAGGCGCTTGAGAGCGGAGTAGACTGCCTGAGGCTCAACCCGGGCAACATCCGTGATCGTGAGAAGGTCGAGACAGTTGTCCGAGAGGCCAAGCTACGCGGCGTGCCGATCCGCATCGGCGTCAACTTCGGAAGCCTTCCCCCTGTTGGTGGAATAGGCAAGACCCGCGGGCTCTCACGGCATCGCGACGGCGTCAACATGCTCGCCAAGGGTCAGACTGACGACGATGAGTACTCGGTCGTCGACCACATGGTTGCCACCGGACTATGGGAGATAGGCATACTGGAAGACCTCGACTTCGATCTCATCAAGATCTCCCTCAAGGCATTCGATATTGACACGACCGTCGAGTCGTACCGTCAGATGGCGAGGCTGGTCCCCTACCCGCTTCACCTCGGCATCACCGAGTCCGGCACCGCTAAGTCCGGCAGCATCCGAAGTGCGATCGGACTGGGAGCACTGCTCTACGACGGCATCGGAGACACCATCCGCGTGTCTCTGAGCGACGACCCCGTCGAGGAGGTCTACACGGGGTTTGAGATTCTCAAGTCCCTGGAACTCCGCAAGGAAGGCGCGGTACTCGTTGCCTGCCCGTCGTGCGGACGCGCAGACGTTGACGTGGTCAGCCTTGCCAACCAGGTCGATGACCTCCTGAAGAAGACCAAGTCGCCAATCAAGGTTGCCGTCATGGGCTGCGAGGTCAATGGGCCAGGTGAGGCCAAGGATGCCGATGTCGGCATCGCCGCCGGCGCAGGCCGGGCCATAATCTTCCGCAAGGGCCAGAAGGCCAAGGTAGTGCCCGAGGCCGATATGCTCTCGGCGCTCATGGAGGAGGTGCGCACCGTCGAGGCCGAGTTGGCCTCGTCTGCACCGACGCCCGCCTGA
- a CDS encoding phosphatidate cytidylyltransferase, protein MLPRIVTALVGLPVLIGIVWVGGYALVALASAAAAIAAWELCRMADSWEQRAFVLPAVALTAALAASGYGVAIADGPLAYNLLVPAGALGAALTLLLLDQRRQSLLATILVTACIVVFVGGALFNASLFAGHSDGGDLVLFVLAVTFATDTGAYAVGRTIGSHKLAPSISPGKTWEGAIGGLAAAIVTGAVSTLVFGFGSQWMVVAAIMGITGQVGDLYVSKLKRRAGFDDSGAIFPGHGGMLDRLDSLSFNLIVIGLAAVALL, encoded by the coding sequence TTGCTCCCACGCATCGTAACCGCACTTGTCGGCCTTCCAGTCCTGATTGGCATAGTATGGGTAGGCGGATACGCCCTGGTGGCGCTCGCCTCTGCCGCAGCAGCCATTGCAGCCTGGGAACTGTGCCGGATGGCTGACTCCTGGGAGCAGCGCGCATTTGTCCTCCCCGCTGTGGCACTCACTGCCGCTCTTGCCGCTTCTGGGTACGGGGTCGCCATTGCCGACGGTCCGTTAGCCTACAACCTGCTCGTACCCGCGGGTGCCCTGGGAGCAGCGCTGACGTTGCTCCTGCTTGACCAGCGCCGTCAGTCTCTCCTCGCGACCATTCTGGTAACTGCATGCATAGTGGTCTTCGTCGGTGGGGCTCTGTTCAATGCTTCACTCTTCGCCGGGCATTCCGATGGCGGAGACCTGGTACTCTTCGTCCTCGCGGTGACATTTGCCACGGACACAGGTGCGTACGCCGTAGGCAGGACGATTGGCTCTCATAAGCTTGCCCCATCCATAAGCCCTGGGAAGACCTGGGAGGGGGCGATAGGGGGATTGGCCGCCGCGATCGTGACAGGCGCGGTCTCGACGCTAGTCTTTGGTTTTGGTTCCCAATGGATGGTTGTGGCCGCGATCATGGGAATCACTGGTCAGGTGGGGGATCTCTACGTGTCCAAGCTCAAGCGCCGGGCGGGCTTCGACGATTCAGGAGCTATCTTCCCGGGACATGGCGGTATGCTCGATCGGCTGGACTCGTTATCGTTCAACTTGATCGTCATTGGACTGGCAGCAGTCGCCCTCCTGTGA
- the uppS gene encoding di-trans,poly-cis-decaprenylcistransferase translates to MDGNGRWAVTRGLSRSEGHRAGTENVRRTIEAFAQAGVNYLTVFAFSTENWERPVGEVDSLISIFRDVIGPESENLHRQGVRIRHLGNLERLPKDLRGAIESSMELTSENSGLTLSVAFNYGSRTEILDAVRQMMADGVDPVDVTESSFASYLYTSDLPDPDLIIRTAGEMRLSNFLLWQAAYAEFYSTAALWPDFDEVEVQKALDAYSRRSRKFGRLED, encoded by the coding sequence ATGGATGGAAATGGGCGCTGGGCTGTCACACGTGGGCTGTCTCGCTCTGAGGGACACCGAGCTGGTACCGAAAACGTAAGACGAACAATAGAGGCGTTTGCTCAGGCAGGGGTCAACTACCTCACTGTGTTCGCCTTCTCCACAGAAAACTGGGAGAGGCCCGTCGGCGAAGTTGACTCTCTCATATCGATCTTCCGTGACGTAATTGGGCCAGAGTCTGAAAACCTACACCGCCAGGGCGTGCGTATCCGTCATCTTGGAAATCTTGAAAGACTGCCAAAGGACCTGCGAGGGGCGATCGAATCCAGCATGGAGCTAACGAGTGAGAACAGCGGTCTGACTCTTTCTGTCGCTTTCAACTACGGTTCAAGGACCGAGATACTCGATGCAGTCCGACAGATGATGGCAGATGGCGTCGATCCAGTTGACGTCACCGAGTCTTCATTCGCGTCCTATCTGTACACGTCGGACCTGCCTGACCCTGATCTCATCATCAGGACTGCAGGAGAGATGCGCCTGTCCAACTTCCTGCTGTGGCAAGCCGCTTATGCGGAGTTCTACAGCACGGCCGCACTGTGGCCGGACTTTGACGAGGTCGAGGTGCAAAAGGCCCTGGACGCCTACAGTCGACGGAGTCGCAAATTCGGACGTCTTGAGGACTAG
- the frr gene encoding ribosome recycling factor: MPDVDEILDDTTTRMEKSVSALERELGSIRTGRASPRLVENLLVDYYGVPTPLNQIASITVPEARLLMIQPWDKSAVKEVEKSVMKSDLGLMPNSDGTVIRLSIPQLTEDRRRDLVRMVGRKVEDGHVAVRNIRRSGVESFRTMERDKDLSQDESRRAQSDLQELTDLYIGQMDEMRQDKEQEVMEV, from the coding sequence AAGTCGGTATCCGCCCTGGAGAGAGAGCTTGGGAGTATCAGGACAGGCAGAGCGTCTCCCAGGCTTGTCGAAAACCTCCTCGTAGATTACTACGGCGTCCCGACACCTCTCAATCAGATTGCCTCTATTACCGTCCCAGAGGCGCGATTACTCATGATTCAGCCATGGGACAAGTCAGCTGTGAAAGAGGTAGAGAAGTCGGTCATGAAGTCCGACCTGGGACTGATGCCTAATAGCGACGGTACCGTCATCCGACTCTCCATTCCTCAATTGACCGAGGACCGCAGACGTGACTTGGTCAGAATGGTCGGCCGAAAGGTCGAAGATGGGCACGTTGCGGTCCGCAACATTCGCAGGTCCGGTGTTGAAAGCTTCCGCACGATGGAGCGTGACAAGGACCTGTCTCAGGACGAGTCCCGCAGGGCGCAGAGCGATCTGCAGGAGTTGACCGACCTCTACATCGGTCAGATGGACGAGATGAGGCAGGACAAGGAGCAGGAGGTAATGGAAGTTTGA
- a CDS encoding proline--tRNA ligase, translating into MRQSRAFGKTLRDDPADAELASHRLMLKAGMIYQSAAGVYSYMPLAWRSIRRIEEIIREEMDAAGGQELHMSKLQPLEIWERSGRMAAYGPDMMRLTDRRDRGLALAPTCEELLTNIVKANVNSYRDLPVILYQIQTKFRDEPRPRGGLIRVREFDMKDAYSFDADPEGLDRSYNAMANAYRRIFDRCGLDTIVVDADSGAMGGSDSQEFILVADGGEDTIIVCSGCDYSANAEKAEFLKTPLPDEYPGTVEEVHTPGIRTIEELVDFLGIEAAKTLKAVFYVADLELVFVVIRGDLEVNEIKLANVLGKPPDLHIATPAEVAEAGIVAGSASPVGLSIRTIADDSIDTGSNFAAGANRNDYHLQNVNYPRDFQAEIVADIANAQEGLSCKFCSGTLTEVRGIEVGHVFKLGTHFTEAFEAYYPDQDGERHPIIMGCYGIGVERLLAAAIEQNHDDNGIVFPAPISPYDVQLVALNTGVPDVISAADDLYQALESAGLSVLYDDRAESPGVKFNDADLIGLPVRVVVSRRNLNQGVVEVKRRDSSDAATVPMDDALDAVKSLLDG; encoded by the coding sequence ATGCGACAATCTAGAGCTTTTGGAAAGACACTTAGAGACGACCCTGCTGACGCCGAGCTTGCCAGCCACAGGCTGATGCTCAAGGCTGGCATGATCTACCAGAGCGCTGCGGGAGTGTACAGCTACATGCCTCTCGCGTGGCGGTCCATCAGGAGGATCGAGGAGATCATCCGCGAGGAGATGGACGCTGCTGGCGGGCAGGAACTCCATATGTCCAAGCTCCAGCCCCTGGAGATCTGGGAGCGATCAGGCAGGATGGCTGCCTACGGCCCCGACATGATGCGGCTGACAGACAGACGCGACCGCGGACTCGCCCTCGCGCCGACTTGCGAGGAGCTTCTGACGAACATCGTCAAGGCCAACGTCAACAGCTACCGTGACCTTCCAGTCATTCTGTACCAGATACAGACGAAATTCCGGGACGAGCCACGACCTCGCGGCGGCCTCATCAGGGTGCGTGAGTTCGACATGAAGGACGCCTACAGCTTCGACGCCGACCCTGAGGGCCTCGACCGCAGCTACAACGCAATGGCGAACGCCTACAGGCGTATCTTCGACAGGTGCGGACTCGACACCATCGTCGTGGACGCTGATTCCGGCGCCATGGGGGGAAGTGACTCGCAGGAGTTTATCCTGGTTGCGGACGGCGGCGAGGACACCATCATCGTCTGCTCGGGCTGCGACTACTCGGCCAATGCTGAGAAGGCCGAGTTCCTCAAGACTCCGTTGCCCGACGAATACCCCGGCACTGTTGAAGAGGTCCACACACCCGGTATCCGCACCATCGAGGAGCTTGTCGACTTCCTTGGTATCGAGGCGGCCAAGACGCTCAAGGCCGTGTTCTACGTCGCTGATCTCGAGCTCGTGTTCGTGGTCATCCGAGGCGACCTCGAGGTCAACGAGATCAAGCTCGCGAACGTGCTGGGCAAGCCGCCCGACCTTCACATCGCGACACCTGCTGAAGTTGCAGAGGCGGGCATCGTCGCTGGCTCGGCATCCCCGGTCGGACTGAGCATCCGCACCATCGCGGACGACTCGATCGACACGGGCTCCAATTTTGCCGCCGGTGCGAACCGCAACGACTACCACCTTCAGAACGTCAACTACCCGCGCGACTTCCAGGCCGAGATCGTGGCCGACATCGCCAATGCGCAGGAAGGGCTATCGTGCAAGTTCTGTAGCGGCACGCTGACCGAGGTGCGTGGCATCGAGGTCGGCCACGTCTTCAAGCTCGGAACGCACTTCACTGAGGCATTCGAGGCGTACTACCCCGACCAGGACGGTGAGCGGCATCCCATCATCATGGGCTGCTACGGCATCGGTGTGGAGAGACTGCTGGCAGCCGCCATCGAGCAGAACCATGATGACAACGGCATCGTATTCCCGGCTCCCATCTCGCCATACGACGTACAGCTCGTCGCGCTGAACACCGGTGTTCCTGACGTCATCTCAGCCGCTGATGATCTGTACCAGGCCCTGGAGTCTGCCGGACTCTCAGTGCTGTACGACGACCGTGCTGAGTCACCGGGCGTCAAGTTCAACGATGCCGACCTGATTGGGCTGCCAGTGCGTGTCGTGGTAAGCAGGCGCAACCTCAACCAGGGAGTCGTAGAGGTGAAGCGTCGCGACTCATCCGACGCCGCCACGGTCCCGATGGACGACGCGCTTGATGCAGTGAAGTCGCTACTGGACGGTTAG
- a CDS encoding site-2 protease family protein, with protein sequence MPEMFGLPSWLLIIPVLASLVFVHELGHYLAAKRFGIKVLEFGFGFPPRLFGVKYGETVYTINAIPLGGFVKLLGEEDPTDERSFARQSVWKRTVVLCAGSFMNFVIPVVIFTVLFALPQDVPVGTVQITGVAPGSPAQQAGVRPGDQVMALNGERVRNHNELVSQVMVNLGDEVELTLRRGSIVTGLGSSPDSTVVETVSVVPRMNPPDLVVVENVTDPSTQVSLREARRYNARLQPGDTMTQGAVGVMVGTSNVRFVKERQPVLDAVQNGFGRIVDVLLLTKNSFHRWAVGGPDPGLTGPIGIAQITGEVAEVGVFPFFELVAVISISLGLINILPIPALDGGRLMFVLIEWARRGRRISPHREGLVHVIGFAVLIGLIVVISFFDISRILSGESLIR encoded by the coding sequence GTGCCTGAGATGTTCGGACTGCCGTCCTGGCTGCTGATAATCCCTGTTCTGGCTTCACTCGTCTTTGTTCATGAACTGGGGCACTATCTCGCCGCGAAACGCTTCGGCATCAAGGTCCTGGAGTTCGGTTTCGGCTTCCCTCCCCGCCTATTCGGTGTGAAGTACGGCGAGACGGTCTACACCATCAATGCCATCCCGCTGGGCGGATTTGTAAAGCTCCTGGGCGAGGAGGATCCTACCGACGAGCGCAGCTTTGCCCGCCAGTCGGTCTGGAAGCGCACGGTGGTCCTTTGCGCCGGATCCTTCATGAACTTCGTCATTCCGGTGGTGATCTTCACGGTCCTATTTGCACTTCCGCAGGATGTGCCTGTCGGGACTGTCCAGATCACAGGCGTTGCCCCTGGCTCGCCCGCGCAGCAGGCCGGGGTTCGACCCGGCGACCAGGTGATGGCGCTAAACGGAGAGCGGGTCAGGAACCACAACGAACTGGTCTCTCAGGTAATGGTAAATCTCGGGGACGAGGTCGAGCTTACGCTCCGAAGAGGTTCCATAGTCACTGGCCTTGGTTCGTCGCCGGACTCGACAGTGGTTGAAACAGTTAGTGTAGTCCCGCGCATGAACCCGCCTGATCTGGTCGTTGTTGAAAACGTGACCGACCCGTCAACTCAGGTCAGCCTTAGGGAAGCACGACGGTACAACGCCCGTCTCCAGCCTGGAGACACAATGACGCAGGGCGCGGTCGGAGTGATGGTCGGTACATCCAATGTTCGCTTCGTCAAGGAACGGCAGCCTGTCCTTGACGCCGTCCAGAACGGGTTCGGTCGGATCGTGGACGTTCTGCTGCTGACAAAGAACAGTTTCCATCGTTGGGCTGTTGGCGGTCCCGACCCGGGTCTCACTGGTCCCATTGGCATCGCTCAGATCACGGGCGAAGTTGCCGAAGTTGGTGTCTTCCCATTCTTCGAGCTGGTCGCCGTTATCAGCATCAGCCTGGGACTGATTAACATTCTGCCCATTCCCGCCCTTGATGGCGGACGCCTGATGTTCGTACTGATCGAGTGGGCCCGCAGAGGCAGGAGAATCTCGCCGCACCGAGAAGGTCTGGTTCACGTGATCGGCTTTGCGGTCCTCATCGGCCTGATCGTGGTCATCAGCTTCTTTGATATCTCGCGAATCTTGTCCGGCGAAAGCCTGATTCGCTAA